The proteins below come from a single Dasypus novemcinctus isolate mDasNov1 chromosome 22, mDasNov1.1.hap2, whole genome shotgun sequence genomic window:
- the NRN1 gene encoding neuritin, which yields MGLKLNGRYISLILAVQIAYLVQAVRAAGKCDAVFKGFSDCLLKLGDSMANYPQGLDDKTNIKTVCTYWEDFHSCTVTALTDCQEGAKDMWDKLRKESKNLNIQGSLFELCGSGNGAAGSLFPALPVLLASLSAALATWLLF from the exons ATGGGACTTAAGTTGAACGGCAGATACATTTCACTGATCCTCGCGGTGCAAATAG CGTACCTGGTGCAGGCCGTGAGAGCAGCGGGCAAGTGCGATGCGGTCTTTAAGGGCTTCTCCGACTGTTTGCTCAAGCTGGGCGACAGCATGGCCAACTACCCGCAGGGCCTGGACGACAAGACCAACATCAAGACCGTGTGCAC ATACTGGGAGGATTTCCACAGCTGCACGGTCACAGCCCTTACGGATTGCCAGGAAGGGGCGAAAGACATGTGGGACAAACTGAGAAAAGAATCCAAAAACCTCAACATCCAAGGCAGCTTATTCGAACTCTGCGGCAGCGGCAACGGGGCGGCGGGGTCACTGTTCCCGGCGCTCCCTGTGCTCCTGGCGTCTCTCTCGGCAGCTTTAGCGACCTGGCTTTTATTCTGA